TCTCGTTTCTCCTCAATAGGAATCCAGCCTTGCATAATAAAAAAGTAAGAAGTATTCAATAAATGTTTTTTTGCGTCTTCACGATGGATATACGCATAGGTCATTTCTTCTGCTAAATATAATTCTTCTAAATGGTCTCGATAAGAAGTTAAATCATTTTTTAATTGTTTCTCCTCCATAACAAGTGCAGCTATTGCTTCTTTATTCTGTTGATATGCCTCTTTTGGTAAAATATCGTATGGATAATCAAATTGATTAAAACTATATCGAGCTGTGATTTCATCCACGTCAGAAGACTGATCCTTGAGATAAATCAAGCTATAGTAGACATGATTTTGACTATGATAGATTTCTTCTACATAAATCGATGAAACTTTTTTTAAATCTGACAGAAAGTCCATCCGATTGGCAGAATTGATTGATCCTAGCAAGATATTACTACTTTCTAGAACACTTTTTTTCGGAATAATGTCTAAATACTGCCAACGGGCTAACCAGTTTTCTTTTGACAGTAAATCCTTTCTGATCGTCTCGATCTTTGTCAGCCTATTCTTGAGTGAGGTTATTTCTTTTAAATATCTGTTGATTTTAAACACATCAAAGTCTTTTTCTAAAGAACTTAATGTACGAATTTGTCTTTTAAAGGATTTCTTCTTTGAAGTATTTTCGGAGAATCGCTCAATAAACGTTAGTGACTCCTGGATCTCAGTCAACATTGTCTGGAACTGTTTCTTTTGAGTTTCGTCTCCTTCTACCAATGTTGCCGAAAAATGTTTTTCTATATAAGAGCTATCTACACTTGAATGAAAAAAATCTTTGATTTCGATTGCCTGCATCCCTTGAATGGCCTGAAGAATCGCTTCTTCTTTTTCGGCTGCAGCTATAATCGTCATTTTTTCCATTTTATTGACTGCCATAGATTTTTTTCACCCTTTCTATTACGTGATCAATGATAGATTCTTTGTTCTTTTCATATTTTTCTCTAAAATCTTGATTTTGGATTTTTGCTTCACTTAGCAAAATGTCCTTTTCTTTTTGTAGTTGTTCATTTTTTTGTGTTTCTAACTCGCGAAGTAACATCTTGACTTTTTCTTGGCTTTCTTCTTGTTTTTTCTTGAAGTCATCGGCTTTTTTTTGCTCATAAACATTAAGTTCATCTTTTGCATTTTGTCTCATTTTTTCAACGTTATCTTCAGCGTCACGAATTTTATCTAATGCTTCTAAAACCATTTTTTCACCCCTATCATTTGACTACTTATTCTTCAACCTTATTATTGAACGTATCCCTTTTTATTACAATCAAAAAGGGCATAATTTGTGCTTCTATTTACTAAAAACACAACTTATTCCCTCATTTAATCGGAAAATGAAAAAAAGGGCGTAAGTTCAAAAAACCATTCTTCTCACCCCTTGAAGAACCTGATCCTTGAAGCTTGCGCCCAACCATTTTTATTCATATGCACTAATCTTAGCAAAAAAAAACGAAAATTACAACTGATTTTAGAGTGAACTTTTTCTGACGAAAAAAGAATCCCATCTTCAATCGAAGATGGGAGAAGGAGTTTTACTCATGAGAGTAAATGAAAAAAAGTTTAATGTTAGGATAGATTTATATTACTATCCTATTTTTACTTTTACAAATGATATGCACTATGATTTTTCTTTTCCACTCTTTAAAAAAAGAAAGCTTCTAAATCATAAGAAGAACGGCTAATTCGTTCAACGATTGTTTCTTTCCAAACATCTGTAAACCAATCATATTGAATTTGGTTGATAATACTTTTTTTTAACTCCATGATCATCGTCTCACTACCGATTTCGTCTTCATAGAACGAACCTAACATGGCTAGCATTTTTGTATTATTATGTTGTTGGAATCGATAGATACGTCCTTTTTCTATGTAATAAAACCAGTGATTGATAATAACTGCAAACCGGTCTTCTTTATTTTCTAATAGTGTGATAAACAGTTTAGTTGTAATTTTTTTCATGTCCTTAACTCCTTTGCTTTATTCAATCTTTTCATCATACCAAAAGATTGCTAGTGAGACAAATCAGCCGTGAAATCCCTATCGTCAAAAATTCGATTATAAAGTTTCTAGACAAAATGTTGATATAGACTGTTCTTTCCAACTATAATCAATCTTAACAGACTACTATCAAACTTAATGTTTGAAATTATCTACCATTTGATATAATAGAACAGTACACTAATTAATGACTCAACTGGAGGAGAAAAATAATGGAACAACATTTAATTAAAATAAGGACAACTTTTCACAATACATGGTTGATCAACTTGAAAAAAGATTCATTTTCTGAAGAAAACAATATCCTATTTGGAGATACAGTGAGACTTTCTATCTCTAAAAACGACTCTTATTATTTTTCAGAAGCTATCGCATTGACATACGACAAAGAAATTTTATCAAGAGAACAGCCAACTACAACTGAAATTGACTTTTTTAATTATATGAAAGTAGTTCAAGAAAGAATGTTTTCAAAAGCTCTTGCAACTAAATATGGTATAGAACACTATATCATTCCAACAGCGCCCATCGATGATTTAGAAAAAGACAGTTAAAAATAAATAACAGCCTCTGATTTACTTCATTCAACAGGAAAAGTAAATCAGAAGCTATTATTTGCACTTTTTTTGGTACGCACTTTTTACTTATACATTTTTAGTTTTTTTAGTTAAATTGCTTGTTTGCAAAATTGGTTTTGATAACTTAAAATTCAATAGAATATATATACTTCTAGCCTCCTGCACAGATCACATAGACACTAATAGCTCCCGACATTAAAGCCAAAAAAGAAACCATTAAGAACACCTCCTATTCAATTTAAAAAAAATCAGTGTTTGCAAACAAATAATTTTCCTTAAGTAAAGAATAGCAAACAAAGTTCAAAATGGAAAGTAAAAATTTTTAAAATGCGAAATTAGCATATAAAATATTAAAATCTTAGAACTTTTTATAAAAAAAAGGAATTTCGCATTGATTCTATGCTATAATCGCATAATAAAGGAGGGAAATCCTTGAATATCATAGATACTTTACGTTTTTTTAGATTAAAATTAAAGCTTACTCAAAAAGAAATGATGCCAGATTATACTGATCCATCGACTTATTCTAAGATTGAAAGTGAACGCCGTTCTTTGAAGGTTAGTGAGCTAGAAGAAATACTTAGCCATATATCCGTTAATGCTGAAGAATTTTTTAATTTTGCAACATTTGATAAAGAACAACAAGATTTTAGAAAATACTTTTATTATTGTGCTAATCATTTAGAAAATAAGAGTACTAAACAAAAACTTCTTAACTATTATTTCTCTTTAAAAAGTAAACAAGATAAGACACTACGAGAATTATCAAATTATATTGCGATTAAAAATTTTTTCCATGATCATTGGCCTGAGATTGATGAGATATCTTCTGAAGAAATTACCAACACTTTAGAAGAACTGTTAAATAAATCATTTTATCTTCAATATGATTACGTGATTACAAGCAATCTTATTCGATTTTTTAATGCCAAAGAAGCGGATTTACTTGTTGCTAAAATGTTTCCAATTAAATATGAAGAACAACGTGATTTTACCACAAAGAAATTTGCTCACAATATCTTAATTAATCTAATTACTTTACGATTATACGCAAAAGATTATAACGGTGCAGAAAAGTTTATTAAATTAGCAAAAAAACAAGATAAACAAAATGAAAACTACAATTTCAAATTAAACTTGCAATATTTAACGAATCTTTTAAATTATCTTCTTGACGGAGAACCTGTCTATATGGAGCGTGTATACGACTTTATTCATTTGCTGGAAAATGCTGGTGATATCAATCATGCAAACAACGTGAAAAAAGAAGTGAAAATGTTGACTCATGAGAGAGACAGCGAAAAAATATTAAATAACTACACTATTGGCTTATTAAAAGAAAGTTAAAAAAATTCAAAAAAGAATATCCCACCTCTTTCAAGGTGGGATAAGGAGTATTACTCGGATTGAGTAAAATGAAAATACTGTTAGGGTACATTTATAATACTACATCATGTTACAAATTTCAACCCTAAAGTACTTGAAAATCTTTTATTTGACTATTTATTGAAGATTTTATTAAAAAAAACCAGACTTATTGTCTGATAAGTTCACTAATCTATTGATTAAGTGAGCTTTTTATCTATTCTAAAGTCCCCTTTGATCAAAAATAATTTTTCAATGAACAACTTATCTTTAGACAAATATGCCATATCTCTCTATAAATTCTGTTAAAATAAAGAAAAAATATAAAGTAGGCGAATTTACTTGAACACACAATATAGAAAAACAAAAATCACTCTTTTAATCGCATTATTATGGATTAGCATTATCTCTATTTTTCCTTATTTTTTTAATAACTTTATTTTTAGTCAAGATGATCTTTTATTTCATCGAACAAGATTGGAAAACTATTCTCAAGCAGTGAAACACTTAGATTTTTTCCCACGAGTTTTTCCTACGATGGGATTAAACTTTGGTTATGGAGCAGATCTATTTTATCCCTCCATTCTATTGTTACCTTTCGCTATTTTTAGGATTATAGGGATTTCTTTTGTCCCCTCCTATTATTTGTATCAGTTACTACTTAGCTTTTTAACTGCTTCTACGTCCTATTATTTTCTATATTCTGTAAAAAAATCACAGAAATTGGCATTATTATTTTCTTGTTTTTATACTCTTTCCACCTATCGCTTGATAGATCAGTCTGTTCGCGCTGCACTTGGCGAAACATTAGCATTTATTTTCTTACCTTTATTTATACTTGGTATTTATTCCATTTTTTATAGCAACAGGCACCGCTGGCAACTGTTAGGAATCGGAATGAGTTTATTGATTGCTAGTCACTTGATTACGGCCTTCTACTCGTTTATTTTTCTTCTTCTCTTCATAGTAATCAACTGGAAAAAATGTAAACAAGCTCAGATAAAAAGTTTGGTTCAAGCCGGGCTATTATCCCTTGGATTATCTGCTTGGTTCGTATTTCCTTATCTGGAACAAATAAGATATTTGACATTTAATTTTGCCAATACAACATTATGGGCTAGTGGATTAAATTTTAACTTAAGCAACTTATTTATGAATAGCCTTGCAAATATGAGCGCACCATTCACTGAACTAGCTCCTAATATTGGTCTTTTACTTTTAGTTGCTATCGTAACCGCCATTTTTAGTTATCGAAAATTGACGCTTGTCAATAAACGTCTTACACTTGCCACTATTTTTTTTAGTTTAGTGTCTACAACTATTTTTCCATGGGGATTTTTTAAAGTTTCAATTTTAGCGACCATTCAATTTCCTTGGAGATTATTGTTATTTACTTCTTTTTCTGCTAGTTTGCTTGCGGTTTGTTTGATTGAACAATTTCTTATCTTATCAAGAAAAGATGTGCTTATATTAATGGCGTTAGCTAGTTTTTTAACCATGGGTTTTAATATCAATAATTTGACGCAAAGCAATATTCAAAACAACATAACTGTAACAGATGAAAATTTTACTGATTTTTACGAATCGGAAATCGGCCACGGTAAGGAATATTTAGTAAAAGATACCGATTTCAAAAAGTATTTTGCTTCTCCCGGATTATTTATTGATGGTGTTCCCTCTCTTGATTCATCTCACCACGAAAGAAATGAATACAATGTTGATTATTATTCTGCGCAAATCAACGGTGCTCAGGAAGTTCAGCTGCCTAAATTTTATTACAAAGGCTACGAGGTTCAAGTGAATCAAAAAGTAATTCCTACTTATAATAAAGAGGGATTAGTCACAGTTAAACTTGGACAAGGTGTTCACAATATTCGCATTTCTTATAGAAAAACGACTATTCAAAAAATTTCGGTTATTTTTTCAGTTTTAGTGGTTGGGCTATTAATCTTCTACAACTTCCTAAAAAAGAAAGTAAGTAAATAATAATCACTTTTCTAAAAAATAGGTAGAGAATGGGTCTGGAGCGTTTATCCAGATTCCACGCTCTGCCTATTTTTTACTCAGATCGAACAACTTCCATTCTTTTAAAATTCCTCTGATGTCTGCCTCTCTCTGTGATACAATTGATTTATTCATAAAAAATTTGATTTCAGTAATGAAATCCTTGACTTCTGTATATAGTCATTAAAAAGGAGGAAATGTTAATGCTTTATCCATTAATTTCTATTTTGATTGGCATCATTTTTCTATTTATTTACAAAAAGAAGGGAGAACAACTCTATAAATATATTAGTATAAGTTTTTTTATAGGTGCTGTGATTCTATCTATTTATTTTTACTGGATTTTTTCCATCATTTTCCATTAAGTCCGAGCCAATGTTTTAAATTCAAATTTGTTTTTTAAGCGGTCTAAGTTTCATAGATAAATCATCCCCTATTTGTTATAATAAACGCAAAAGGAGATGTAATTATGACTAAAGATAAAAAATCATTTGTAAATATTGAGGCGATTCCGAAAGAACTGCTTACCAACCTTTTAGGACCTGCTACTGTTGGAATTGGACAAGGTCTAGGTGGTGTTGTAAATTTTATCATGAATCCCTTAAGAAAATTAAATGTAATTACAGAAAAAAATTATAAAGATTTTGTTGAGAAAATTAATGTTGAAACTAACAAAATTCCCGAGAATAACAGAGATTCTTCTAAACTAGGTATTGCATTAAAAATAATGGAAGATGCTCGGTATCAATTGGATGAAGAGGATATGAGAGAGTATTTTTCAAGATTAGTTGCTGGTACGATCGATAACCGTAAAAATTCAAAAATATCCCCTCGGTTTTCAAGTATTTTGTCTGAACTTACGACAACAGATGCAAATTTACTAAAACTAATTCATAACAATAACTCCGTAAGGCGAGCTGCTTTAGCGAGAGTTAGGATCTTCAATAAGGAAACAAAAATATGGCGAGATATCGAAAGCAAGATAATCTTAACTCCTGACAAAATTACTTATCAGCCGACTTCTTTTGAGACATTAGTTTCATTTGGTTTAATCGATTATAATGAAACTGAAGCTGCATCTAGCAAAATATTTCGCGATGTCTATGACTCCTTTAAAGAATCTGAATATTATAGCAATCTAAAAGAAAGAGCCGTTGAGATCACGAAGAAGTCAACGGCATATCCTCCCTCTAAAACCTCTATTCAATATGCTAAAGGTAGTGTAATATTAACACAAAGCGGCAAGGATTTTTGCTCCCTAATTTTTCCTAGTGAGCTTAAAAAAACAGCTTAGCTCTTTCTCTATTTTGAAATGTAATAACAGATTTAATTGCATAACTTGTTAATACCACAAATAATATTGATAAAAAAAATTAACTCCTGCCCCATTAAGGTTGAGTGGGGCAGGAGTTGAACATAACTTTGAATTGATTCGATGTCATGTTCATAGCAGTTCCTTCAAACTAAATCTTCTTATACGTTAACATCCTCCTCAATCTTCCGGACCACTTTAGCTGGACTTCCTACTACAATTACATTATCAGGAACATCCTTTGTTACGGTTGAATCAGCAGCAACAATGGAATTTTCCCCAATTGTAATTCCAGGTAAGACTGTTACATTTGCCCCAAGCCATGCATTCTTCTTAATACAAATCGGTTCTACTTTGATTCCTCGCCTGTTTTTGGGAGAAATTAAATGATTTACTGTGACTAATCTAGTCCCTGGACCAATCAATACTTGATCTTCAATTGTAATTCCTCCTAAATCTACAAATGTCACATTTTGATTAATAAAAATATTTTTTCCAAACGTAATATGTTTACCAAAATCACTGTAAAAAGGCTGGGAAACCGTTACTGACGAATCAATTGTTTGTCCAGTAATTTTCTCTAGATACCGTATAACTTCTTCATTAGGACAATATTGTGCATTCAACATCATGATCAATCGTTCATTATCCTTTTTTATCAAATGGATTTCTTTAAATAAAGGCGAATCTTTTAAAATCTCTTTCCTACTAATCTTCTTCAGCAAATCACTAGTTGCCATTCCTTTTACCTCCTACGAATTTTTCATTTTCGACTATCCAAAGTATACCTGAATCCGTTATACTTAACTAATACCAATAAAGAATACGCAACTATTCGTTTTAACTATAGGAAGGAAGAATAAAATGGAACTTCGTGTATTAACTTACTTTCTCACGGTTGCAAGAGAAAAAACAATTAGCAAAGCTGCTGAGTCCTTAAATCTCTCTCAACCAACCCTTTCAAAACAATTAAAAGAGTTAGAAGAAGAGCTAGGCGTTACACTATTTATTCGCGGAAATCGATTTATCACATTAACAGAAGATGGCCTTTATTTGATGAAAAGAGGTCAAGAAATTCTTTCTTTAGTTGAATCAACAACAACAAACCTCAACAAAAGTGAAATAATTAGTGGCCAACTAACAATTGGCGGTGGAGAAACGCAGGCTTTTGAATTTCTTGGAGGTATTTTACATGAGCTAAGAGATAACTATCCAGAGATCAATATACACCTTTATAGTGGGAATGCCGATGATGTATTGGAAAAAATTGATAAAGGACTTATAGATTTTGGGCTAGTGATTGACCCTGTTGAAAAACAAAAAT
This sequence is a window from Enterococcus sp. 7F3_DIV0205. Protein-coding genes within it:
- a CDS encoding YfhO family protein, producing MNTQYRKTKITLLIALLWISIISIFPYFFNNFIFSQDDLLFHRTRLENYSQAVKHLDFFPRVFPTMGLNFGYGADLFYPSILLLPFAIFRIIGISFVPSYYLYQLLLSFLTASTSYYFLYSVKKSQKLALLFSCFYTLSTYRLIDQSVRAALGETLAFIFLPLFILGIYSIFYSNRHRWQLLGIGMSLLIASHLITAFYSFIFLLLFIVINWKKCKQAQIKSLVQAGLLSLGLSAWFVFPYLEQIRYLTFNFANTTLWASGLNFNLSNLFMNSLANMSAPFTELAPNIGLLLLVAIVTAIFSYRKLTLVNKRLTLATIFFSLVSTTIFPWGFFKVSILATIQFPWRLLLFTSFSASLLAVCLIEQFLILSRKDVLILMALASFLTMGFNINNLTQSNIQNNITVTDENFTDFYESEIGHGKEYLVKDTDFKKYFASPGLFIDGVPSLDSSHHERNEYNVDYYSAQINGAQEVQLPKFYYKGYEVQVNQKVIPTYNKEGLVTVKLGQGVHNIRISYRKTTIQKISVIFSVLVVGLLIFYNFLKKKVSK
- a CDS encoding LysR family transcriptional regulator, with the translated sequence MELRVLTYFLTVAREKTISKAAESLNLSQPTLSKQLKELEEELGVTLFIRGNRFITLTEDGLYLMKRGQEILSLVESTTTNLNKSEIISGQLTIGGGETQAFEFLGGILHELRDNYPEINIHLYSGNADDVLEKIDKGLIDFGLVIDPVEKQKYEYIRLPLVDHWGILVNTSHRLANKKTIQPKDLQQTPLLISNQSLVDNQLSEWLGGNLEHFNVIGTYNLLYNASLLVKEGVASVLCIDNIVNTANTNLTFIPFSPPLTANINIVWKKNLTLSSVAKEFLRLLKSV
- a CDS encoding DUF4393 domain-containing protein — translated: MTKDKKSFVNIEAIPKELLTNLLGPATVGIGQGLGGVVNFIMNPLRKLNVITEKNYKDFVEKINVETNKIPENNRDSSKLGIALKIMEDARYQLDEEDMREYFSRLVAGTIDNRKNSKISPRFSSILSELTTTDANLLKLIHNNNSVRRAALARVRIFNKETKIWRDIESKIILTPDKITYQPTSFETLVSFGLIDYNETEAASSKIFRDVYDSFKESEYYSNLKERAVEITKKSTAYPPSKTSIQYAKGSVILTQSGKDFCSLIFPSELKKTA
- a CDS encoding helix-turn-helix domain-containing protein translates to MNIIDTLRFFRLKLKLTQKEMMPDYTDPSTYSKIESERRSLKVSELEEILSHISVNAEEFFNFATFDKEQQDFRKYFYYCANHLENKSTKQKLLNYYFSLKSKQDKTLRELSNYIAIKNFFHDHWPEIDEISSEEITNTLEELLNKSFYLQYDYVITSNLIRFFNAKEADLLVAKMFPIKYEEQRDFTTKKFAHNILINLITLRLYAKDYNGAEKFIKLAKKQDKQNENYNFKLNLQYLTNLLNYLLDGEPVYMERVYDFIHLLENAGDINHANNVKKEVKMLTHERDSEKILNNYTIGLLKES
- a CDS encoding DapH/DapD/GlmU-related protein, with the protein product MATSDLLKKISRKEILKDSPLFKEIHLIKKDNERLIMMLNAQYCPNEEVIRYLEKITGQTIDSSVTVSQPFYSDFGKHITFGKNIFINQNVTFVDLGGITIEDQVLIGPGTRLVTVNHLISPKNRRGIKVEPICIKKNAWLGANVTVLPGITIGENSIVAADSTVTKDVPDNVIVVGSPAKVVRKIEEDVNV